AGAACCCAGGGAaagttttttcctcttttctccatGAATGGATGAGCAGAAATCCTGGGAACTCCTGGAGGAGAAACGCGCGGAGCCCGGGGATGGTGCGGGACTCGGGGTAAGGCGGCTTTTCCAGGCATCGGGAATGGCCCAAAAACCGGGAATTCTGCCCCAAATTCCCGGGAAGTGCCTCGGTCCCGCTGCCAGGTTTGGGTCCCAAATCCCATTGGAAAGAGGGATTTTcctgggagggtttgggagcggggaaaaggaaaagaacccGCCTGGAATCCGTTTGGTTTCCaagggaaattgggaatttcgtcaggaatggaaggaaaagggagagggaggaggtggGGAAAATTCCCGGGGTtttgctgggaaaagcagaggctgACCAGGAATCCCTGGATTCGGGAATTGGGCGATTTTCCCCAAAAACAACCTCGGGAAAGAGGCGCTGGGAGCAGGAATTGCACGCTGAGGAAAAGCTCCGGGATAACCCAGGCTGGGAATTGGTTTGGATGCTGGAATGAAACTTggcttttcccaaaaaaaatcccctgctTCCCATCCAGGGATCCACCCCGAATTCCCGGGAATCCCAGATCCGCAGGGAAACTCAAGGggccaaatccccaaattccccaaccCCCGTATGCCccaatccccaaattcccaaatccccaaattcccaaataattCCCCAATTCCCACATGCCCAAATTCCCGAATTCCCAAATAATTCCCCAAATCGAGCTGGGAGTGATCCCAAACATCCAAAATTCCCGGGAATTTCTTCGGGAGAGCCAGCGGGGAAATTCCCGCCCCTCTCAGCGATTTTGGGAGCTTTGGGGAGAATTTTatcccccattttttggggggtaaatTCCCACCATTccagcctttaaaaaaaaaccgGGACCGGGGCCGTTCCTGCCCTGGCccgctgggatttgggatccgtTCCCGGCCGCTTTTCCCACTCCAaagtttttccccttttccccgCGGCATTCCCGGATTCCCAGGAGCGGCAGCGgggatgaagatgaggaggatgaggatgggaatGAGGATTgggatgaagatgaggatgaggatgaagtTAAGATAaagacgaggaggaggaggatgaggataaAGATGCAGAAGATGAGGATGAAGAAGATAAGGATGAgaatgaggatgatgaggaagaagaggatgaggatgatgagaatgaggaggatgatgagggtGAGGAAGAAGACGATGAGGATGAGggtgatgaggatgatgaggaagaagaggatgagaatgaggaggatgagggtgatgaaaatgaggaagaagaggatgataaggatgatgatgaggaggatgatgaggatgaagaAGATAAGGATGAGAAtgaggatgatgaagatgatgaggaagaagaggatgaggatgatgaggaagatgatgatgatgaggatgaggaagaagaggaggaggatgaggaggatgatgagAATGATGAGGGTGATGAGGATGAGGGCGATGACGAGGATGAGGGTGATGAGGacgatgaggatgaggatgaggaggaagatgagCGGGGGGCGGCGCTCGGGATTCCCCGCGGATCCCCGGGAGCAGCTGCGGCCGCTCCATCTGCCGGGAACGGAGCCCgcggggacagacggacagaggggacagagggacagacggacagggggacaggcagggagggacagggggacagcaggggggggacagaggggacagttAAGGGGGGACAACCTTGGGCACAGCCAGCGGGGACAGACGGTGGggaacagagggacagagggacagagggacggaggggacaggcaggaggggacagaggggacagtgaAAGGGGCACAGCCgcggggacagagggacggacagaggggacagtgaAGGGGGGACAGCCgcggggacagagggacggacagagggacggacagaggggacagtgaAGGGGCACAGCCgcggggacagagggacggacagagggacggacagaggggacagtgaAAGGGGCACAGCCgcggggacagagggacggacagaggggacagtgaAGGGGGGACAGCCgcggggacagagggacggACAGAGGGACGGACAGAGGGACAGTGAAGGGGCACAGCCgcggggacagagggacggACAGAGGGACAGTGAAGGGGCACAGCCgcggggacagagggacggacagagggatggacagagggacagtGAAGGGGCACAGCCGCGGGGACAGCTTTGGGGACAGACGGGGCCCATTTGCGACACAAagcccgccccgcccccgccgcgcaTCCGCCACctgccgcccccgccgcgctccggccccgaaccccccaaatccccccgaaccccccaattccccaattcccccaatTCCCGGAGCTTTTTTAGCTTCCCAAATTTCCCGAATTTCCCGGCGGATCCTTTTCCTTCCGGGAGCTGGAATTCCCTGAGTTTGTTTCCCAGAAGTAGACGGGATTTgactgggaaaagctgtggaaatctttattttatctttattttattttattttatttcattttattttattttattttattttattttattttattttattttattttattttatttcatttcattttattttatttctaatatattttgttttatattttattttaccttcttttattttatcttattttttatatattttattttatttttaatatattttatttattttattttattttgttaatctcatttcatttcattttcatttcattatttGATCTTACCATGTTTTACAacattatattattattattattattattattattattattattattattattattattttattattattattactattactattactattactattactattactattatttcattttattctttcatttgATGCCTCTCCCGGCTCCTTTCCCACCCTGAGCTGAAATTCCCCATCCTTCTTTTCCAGACCCGTCGGGATCTGACCCCTGAGGGCTCCGGAGCCACatcctgaccccaaaatccccaaaatccccaaaacccacgGGAAAAGCTCGATCCCGTTTCTATGCCTCCGCATCTGTCCTGCCGGCCCACGGAATTCCCGAGGGAAATTCCCCGATTCCCCAGTTCGGCTGGAATGTGATGGGGAGCAGGAGGATCCGCACGCGCCTCGCTGGGAGCCGGGCACGGGAACCCCAAACCCGGGGACTTCTCCTGCTGAGGTGACCCCAAAACGCCGGGAGCAGCTCCAAGGTCACCCCAAAACATCCGGACCAGCTTCTCCTGACGCGTCCCCAAAACGCCGGGAGCAGCTCGGAGGTGACACCAAAACACTTGGAGGTGTCCCCAGATCTGCGGGATCAGCTTGGAATTGTCCCCAAATCCTCAGGATCCCTTTGGAATTGTCCCCGGGACCCCTTTGGGGCTGTCTCTGGGATCCCTTTGGGATTGTCCCCAAATCCTCAGGATCCCTTTGGGGCTGTCCCCAAGTCCCCAGGATCGGTTCAGAGCTGTCCTGAAGTTCTCAGGATCAGTTTGGAATTGTCCCCAAGTCCCCGGGATCCCTTTGCTGCCATTCCCAGGATCCCTTTGGAATTGTCCCTGGAAtcttcttggaattgttccCAGGATCAGTTCAGaactgtccccaggtgcccagGATCTCTTTGGGATTGTCCCCAAACCCTGGGATCCCTTTGGGGCTGTCCCCAAGTCCCCAGGATCAGttcagagctgtccccaggatCCCTTTAGGGCAGTCCCCAGGATCCCTTAGGAATTGTCCCCAGGATCCCATTAagggtgtccccaaatccccaggaTCCCTTTGgaattgtccccaaatccccaggaTCAGTTCAGAACAGTCCCTGGGATCCCTTTGGAATTGTCCCCAAGTCCCCAGGATCCCTTTGGAATTGTCCCCGGGACCCCTTTGGGGCTGTCTCTGGGATCCCCTTGGGATTGTCCCCAAACCCCGGGATccctttgctgctgcccccCGGCTCCCTGTGCCACCGTCCCCCGTCCCTCTGACCATGATGCTGAACTCTGAGCCCCCGTCCCTCTCCGTGCCCTCATCCCACCCCGACCCCGCTCCCTCcccggctgccgctgccggTTCCGGTGCCGGTTCCGGCTCCGCCGTGGAGCCCCTGACCCGCACGGAGCCCCTGAGCCGCGAGGAGCGGCGGCGCCGGCGCCGGGCCACGGCCAAGTACCGCACGGCGCACGCGACCCGCGAGCGCATCCGCGTCGAGGCCTTCAACGTGGCCTTCGCCGAGCTGCGGCgcctgctgcccacgctgccccCCGACAAGAAACTGTCCAAGATCGAGATCCTGCGCCTGGCCATCTGCTACATCTCCTACCTGAACCACGTCCTGGACGTGTGACTGTCCGTCTGTCCAtccccgtgtccgtgtgtccatccctgggtctgtgcatccctgctgcccccatCCAAGACGGAGATCCTGCGCCTGGCCATCTGCTACACCTCCTACCTGAACCACGTCCTGGATGTCTGAGGTGGCCGTCTGTCCATCCAGCCATCTGCTACATCTCCTACCTGAACCACGTCCTGGATGTCTGAGGTGGCCGTCTGTCCATCCAGCCATCTGCTACATCTCCTACCTGAACCACGTCCTGGatgtctgtgtctgtctgtccatccctgtgtccacCCGGCCATtcctgtgtccgtgtgtccatccagCCATCTGCTACACCTCCTACCTGAACCACGTCCTGGATGTCTGaggtgtccgtctgtccctctgtccatccctgggtccgtgtgtctgtccctgctgcccccatcCAAGATGGAGATCCTGCACCTGGCCAACCACGTCCTGGATGTGTGCGGTGTCCAtgtgtccatccatgtgtccatctgtccatccctatgtccatccctgtgtccgTCCATCTGGCCATCTGCTCCATCTCCTACCTGAACCACATCCTGGACGTGTGAcacatctgtctgtctgtctgtctgtgtatCTGCCTGGCCATCTGCTACATCTCTCACCTGAACCACGGACGTGTGACCTGTCCGTGCGTCTGTCCGTGCGTCCACCTGGCCGTCTCCTACCTGAAACACGTCCTGGACATCTgaggtgtctgtgtgtccatccccgtgtccatctgtccatccctgcgtccatccctgtgtccacCTGGCCATCTGCTACATCTCCTACCTGAACCACGTCCTGAATGTGTGACCCGTCCATGTGTCCATCTGTCCGTCCctgtgtccgtctgtccatccctgtgtccgTCCCTGtgttctgtccctgtgtccgtCCATCCgtgtgcccaccctgccccccagccccagccctgctcccggGGCTTTGGAGCAGCAATTCCGGAGGAACTGGAGCAGCAATTCCGGAGGGGTGGAGGAGCCAATCCCGGGGATTTGGGACTGCGAATCCCAAAAGGTTGGAGCAGCGAAACCCGAAAGGTTGGAGCAGCAAATCCCTGAAATATGGAAGAGCAAATCCCAGAGGGTGGAGCCGCAATTCCcaagggtttggagcagcaaTTCCTGAGGAACTGGAGCAGCAACTCCCAGAGGGATGGAGCCGAAATTCACAGAGGAACGGAGCTGCAAatcccagagagctgggacagcAAATCCCAAAAGGTCGGAGCCAGAATTCCCATAGGAACTGGAAATAGAATTCCCAGAGGAACTGGAGCAGAATTCCCAGGGAACTGGAGCAGAAATTCCTGGGCCTGgctcccccttttccccccaaacccatccctcccccctgtccctgtgccatgaGGATATTTatggaattaatttatttattgagaattattataatttattatttattactaTCATTACTTagtattaatattattattaactTATCCACTGTGTCCTTGTGCACTTTTggggggagaaggaaaaggccctgtccccattcccaaatcccctttaGGACCCTGTCACCATTCCCAAACCCTTTTAggttttccccattcccaaaccccTTTAGGATCagttttccccattcccaaaccccTTTAGGGTCAGTTTTCCCTATTCCCAATCCCCTTTAGGGTCggttttcccattcccaaactgTTTTAGGGTCAGTTTTCCCTATTCCCAATCCCCTTTAGGGTCagttttcccattcccaaaccttttTAGGTTTTCCCCAATCCCTTTTAGGATCAGTTTTTCCTGTTCCCAAACCCTTTTAggttttccccattcccaatcccctTCAGGGCCATTTTTCCCATCCCGGCAGATCCCAAACCCCTTTGGGGCCCGGGCCCCATCTGGCCCCATTGTCCCCGTCACAATGGGAACTCTCGGCCCTCATTGAGATTCCGGCCCGACAGATTGGGAATTCCGGccctttgtcctggcctctcccagcccttcccggcacaattcccattttcatcctctattcccatttcccccccggTCCCCTTTTCCCCATTACCATTTTCCCGCCATTCCCTTTTTctccattcccatttttccctctgttcacttttctcccccattcccattttcccccattctcattttttccctatttacattttccccattctcattttttccctatttccattttccctctatttcccatttttctcctcttcctatttttccccattcccattttctgcctattcccattttccccattcccattttccccccattctcattcttttccctattcccatttccccctattcccattttttaccaaattcccattttccccctattccttttttcccccattccaaTTTTCCTCCTATTCCTATTTTTCCCCgatttcccatttttgccctatttccattttccccctaTTTCCAGCCCTCCCATCCTCTCCATCTCTCaggaaaatcccatttctgGGCAAAATCCACCTGGGTTTGGGgataaaaatcaggaaattgcacctgggtgtccccagtgtcccccggGATTGTCCCTCACCCTTCCattggggtgtccccaatgtcccctgggatggtccccagtgtccccaatgtccccaaacgCCGCCGGGGcagcagcgccccctgccgggtccctccagctctgccacccccCCAATTTGAGGACATCTCCCCCTGTCACCTCCCCTTAATTGGGGGACACTCCCCCCTCAATttgggaaccccaaacccctttAGGGCCGTGTCCCCAAACCCTTTGGGGCTCATTGTCCCCAGTCCCTTTGGGGTTCATTGTCCCCAATCCCTTTGGGGCTCATTGTCCCCAAACCCCTTTGGGCTCATTGTCCCCAGTCCCTTTGGGGCTCATTGTCCCCAATCCCTTTGGGGTTCATTGTCCCCAGTCCCTTTGGGGCCATGTCCCCAATCCCTTTAGGGCCGTGTCCCCAATCCCTTTGGGTTCATTGTCCCCAATCCCTTTGGGGTTCATTGTCCCCAATCCCTTTGGGGTTCATTGTCCCCAAACCCTTTGGGGTTCATTGTCCCCAATCCCTTTAGGGCTCATTGTCCCCGGTCCCTTTGGGGTTCATTGTCCCCAATCCCTTTGGGGTTCATTGTCCCCAATCCCTTTGGGGTTCATTGTCCCCGGTCCCTTTGGGGTTCATTGTCCCCAATCCTTTTGGGGTTCATTGTCCCCAGTCCCTTTGGGGTTCATTGTCCCCGGTCCCTTTGGGGCCGTGTCCCCTCCGGCAGCCCTCGAGGGGAGGGGCGGCCCCACAAAGGCCGGGCTGGGGCCGAGCGCCCCCTCCCAGCTGCCGCAGCCCCATCTGGCCGCGAACGACCCCCGACCCCATAAATCATCCCGGGGAACGACCCCGGCCCCATAAATCATCCCCGAGCGGGGCGGGAGCGCCCCGGGGCAGCTGCGGGGGcggccctgggacccccccggCACAGACCCCACAACAGTGGGGTCaccagggacccctccccacaacAATGGGgtcacctgggacccccacaCACAACAATGGccgggtttggggtttggggtcgcAGCTCGGGGTGGGGCCGGGAGTTCGGCTCATTAGGGTGTGAAATAATGGGGTGGGGGGCGCTGCGCCCATTGCTCCATAAGCCCATCGCCCGCCGCCCCATAATTCCCCTCTTATCTCCCTGCCCCATAGCCCCTAACCCCGAAACACCCCGCTctccaaatcccccaaaatcccgatcTCTCCTCGCCCCcaatcccctcaaaatccccccaaaatccccccgccccaaatgccccaaatccccccgaattcctcccaaaatccccctgccccaaatcccccccaaatcccgatCTCCCCTCgctccaaatccccccaaaatccccctgcccaaaatgcccccaatcccccaaaatccccccaaagtcCAGATCTCTTCCCGCGCCCaatacccccaaaatcccccccaaatcccaatctCCCctggccccaaatccccctgaaattcccccgccccaaattccccccaaatccccccaaattccccccaaattcccgctCTCCCCTCGCCCCCCGCCCTAATCCCCACCCGGCCCCGCCTCCCCATTGAGCCCCACACACGCATTTCAATCCCACCAATGGCAGCGCGGCTTTCTGCGCCCGCCTCACGCCATTGGCTAGCGCTCTGGGGGGCGTGGCCAGCGCGGTCCCACCCTCGCCCATTGAGCGCCCGGCTGTTCCGGGCATCGGCCGCGCCCCCCCCGCGCTCCGCAGGCTTTGGGGACCCccgggtgggtttggggggctcggggggatttggggtcactccCATTGGGGGAAATGAAGGTGCTGGAgacccctgtgtgcccccagaGACCCGTACTGGCtcgggggctgctgctggccctgagccccccaaaaatcccggctctgctgcaggccgGGGGtccccaggtgtgaccccaggtgtgaccccagGCGTGACCCCAGGTGCGaccccaggtgtgaccccagGTGTGTCCCGGGCACCCCATTTCCGCAGGCATGGGGCTGGGGTCTTCCAGCACCCCGGAACCGCTGGGGCTGAAGGTCgggggtgaccccaaacccGGGGGGGCTCGGCCGGACCCctccccaggacaccccaaaccctgaggGGGGCTCGGGCGGAcccaggaccccaaatcccggttttttggggggagtttaTGGGGTTCAGAAtccaaccccaaccccaaaacaagGTGGGAGCAGCGGGGCTGTGCCCCACCCTGGGCTGAGACCcctttggggcaattttgggggttcAGACTCCCTTGGAGGGGGCGGTTTTGGGGCTCTGAGACCCctttggggacaattttggggtgCGGAGACCGCTTGGGGGAGCTCCGAGCTGGGGAGACGCGAAGTGGGGGGACTCAACCCTCCTTGCCCCCCATAAAAACGGAGATTCATCCCCAAAAAacgccgccccctccccaaaaacgGGGAACCCTCCTCAAAAAACGGGGGACCCTCCTCAAATAACGCCCCCCTCCCTCAAAAAGCGCATCCTCACCCCAAATGCCCTCGGCctggggggggtccctgggtgttcggggaggggtccccaatATCGGGGGCGTTCGGGGGGTCCGCGGGTGTCCCCCCGCCCCGAACAATGGCCCCGCAGCGGCGCCGGGAGCGCGCAGCGCAGACAAtggggcgggcgcgggggcgCTCCGGGGGGAGCCGGGCTTtcctccgcctcctcctcctcctcctcctcctcctcctcctcctcctcctccgccgccgccgccgccgccgccgccggctcCGGGTGCGGGGGGGACGCGCACAAAGGTGCGGGGCGATGGTGAGTGGGGGGCGATGGTGAGTGGGGGGCgccggggggctccgggggcgTCCCGGGGGGATCCGGGGCTGccggagcggccccggggctgggcggggagcggggccgggccggggccgcgctccGTGCGGGAAGGGCCCCGCCGGCCGCGGCTTTTCCTgcgctgcggcggcggcggctgcgggagcCCCGGTGGGGAGGGGGCGATGGGACCCCCCGGGAACCCCCTCGGGGCGCGATGCCGCCCCCGGGACCCCCTGGATGcgcccggggctgcggcggggGCGGCACGGCGGCCTCGGGGCGCTTTGTGCCCATCGCGGGGGCACCTGCGGGGCGTccccggggtgtccccaaggtgtccccatggtgtgCCCGGTGTCCCCCCTGATCATCACCCGCGCGgggtccccggtgtccccatcaCCCTCGAGGTGTCCCCCGGTGTCTCCTGTGTGTCCCCCCGTCACCTgaggggtgtccctggggtgtcccccccgctgtccccccgtgtccccactgTCGCCCCCGTTGTCCCCACGCCCTGCCCGGTGCCCGGGGCCCCCTGTGCCGGGCGTGCCCGGTGCCCCCCGGCTCCGAGACAGCCCCGGCCGGATCCCGAGCCGGTTCCTGGATCCCGAGCCGGTTCTGGGATCCCGAGCCGGTTCCCCGAGCCGGTTCCCGGATCCCTGAGCCGGTTCCCGGTTCCCCGAGCCGGTTCCCGCAGATCCCGAGCCGGTTCCGGGATCCCGAGCCGGTTCCGGCAGAGCCGCCCTGGATCCCGAGCCGGTTCTTGGATCCCTGACCCGGTTCCCGGTTCCCCGAGCCGGTTCCCGGATCCCGAGCCGGTTCCTAGAGATCCCGAGCCGGTTCCCGGATCCCGAGCCGGTTCCTGGAGATCCCGAGCCGGTTCCCGGATCCCAGCCTGggatgttttgttgtttttcctttgggattctCTTCTTCCCCCCGCGGGCGGAGGTGAAAACGCAAAAAAAAACAAcgaaaaagaaaggaaaacagcaacaacaacaaaaaaaaggagatttcgGGAAAATTCAAATCTCCTCCTGGAGGAGCCCCCGGCAGAAATCCGAGGCTGGGGCCGGGACCCAGACGGGACCCCGAGGATTTTCCCGGCGCTTTGTGAAGCTCGGATGATTTAATTAACGAACAATTAACAATTAGcgggcggcggggagcgggggcCGGGCTCGAGgtgcccccgtgtccccaatTCCAGAGGGCTTGGGGACAATCCCGGCCCTCGCAGCGATCCCACGGCAGGAAGGAATTCCCGGTTTTTCCCCCGGCTGCCGGCAGACAATGGGGCCGGAGGGAGCAGCCCCGGATCCGGCTCGGTTCGGGATTCGGGATGAGATTCCCGAGAGGTTTTTATGGATTTATTGTCCGGGCGCGGATGCCGAGGcctgggaagggatttgggaattcccaaattcgGAATTCCGGCCCGAGCCGAGGAGGTTCAGCCCCGCAGGATCCCTGGATGTGATGGAAGCGTCGCGGCGCTCCTGGATCCCGCTGGATCCCGACCCTGCGCTGCTTTTCTGGGATCCAGGAGGTGGAAAATGGAATCGGGGGGACCCCAAAGGAtcgggagctgctggagcagagttCTCATGGATCCAAACCCAAATCCTGGGAGATCCCAGCGTCCTTTGGGGGCAgcaattgggattttggggtttttcctgaagaaaacatCCGAATTCCCAGCAAGGACATGGATTTATGGGATGgtccttcccaaatcccatggAGACACCTGGAAGCGGATTTGGGATTGTTGGAAAGatgagatttgggatttctccaGGGAATCCTGAGTGTTCCCTGGGAATTTGGTATTTCTCCAGGGAATCCTGAGGAATTCcccagaaatttgggatttctccaGGGAATCCTGAGTGTTCTcctggaatttgggatgggggaatttagggaagggatggggagatgggatttgggatttctccaTGGAATCCTGAGTGTTCcccaggaatttgggatgggggcATTTAGGGATGTGGGGTGGGAATTCCAGAATCCTGGGATATTTTGCTGGGAACTTGGGAGGAtccaggggggatttgggatctgatcccagggaatgggggcaggacaagagggaacggcctcgagctgtgccagggctggaaatTTGGGATGGTTTTTCCACGGGAAAAGGGTTGGGAAGGGGCTCAGGTGGGGTtggatccccatccctggaattcgGATTTGATCCATCCCAGCTCGGACTCGGTGACCTCGGAGATCTTTCCCGGGATTTTCTGGGATTCCCACCCCCctcattcccagccctccccagtTGCTCCAGGATGGGAATTCCGGATCCTTCATCCATCAGATTCCTCCTCTCCAAGTGGGATTTTCCCAGGAAATCTCAttcccagctttcccagaaCCCCGGATCAGGAAGGAGCCGATTTCCCGCTTGGAATTCTCCCTCTGGAGCCGTCGGGAAGAAGCTTTTTCATCAGGAAACGCTTTGGATctattggttttatttttaattgaattttcaCTCTTTTGGGGAACATTTGAATCCCAAACGTTGGATTTGAGGTTCCAGGACTTTGATCCCCAGAAAAATTCCAGCCTGGACTTGAAGGCGTTGGGAATGGCGAAGCCTCTCCGGccctgggggggttttttggggagcTTTGATCATCCCAGgattaaaaaatgggaattttcctcctcctcctcctcctcttttgcATCCGGCTCTGGCTCCCGGCGTCTCCCAGAGCCCGGGAACCCATTCCCAGCTTTTCCTGGGCTGTGGAACCGGCTCTGCTGGAAAAGATTccaagaaaaatcccttttttgttgtttttcactGCTGGAACGAGAGGATGAGGAGCTCCAGGATCCAGGATTCCTgctggaattcccaaattccctttgggatgggGACAATACCTGTGAAACTCATGGATTCCTGGAAAATCCCGAATTTATTTTGGCTGAATccacaggctggggacaagAGACCTCGGAACACCTGGAAAATCCTGGGATTCATGGAAAACCACAGGAATTCTGAAAAACCCCAGGATTTGTAGAAAACCCTAGGAATTCTGGAAAACCCCAGGATTTGTGGAAAACCCCAGGATTTCTGGAAAACCCCAAGTTCACTCCAGCCGCAGACACCGGGATTTTGGGaaaactcagggattcctggaAAATCCCGGGATTCATGGAAAACCCCAGGAATTCTGGAAAACCCCAGGATTCATGGAAAACCCCAAGTTCACTCCAGCCGCAGACACCGGGATTTTGGGAAAActcaggaattcctgggaaatcccaaatctaTCCCGGCCGATTATCCAGAAGGACAATTCCCAAAAATTTTGGGATGCCTGGGGTGGGGGAATG
The window above is part of the Ammospiza caudacuta isolate bAmmCau1 chromosome 30, bAmmCau1.pri, whole genome shotgun sequence genome. Proteins encoded here:
- the NHLH1 gene encoding helix-loop-helix protein 1; protein product: MMLNSEPPSLSVPSSHPDPAPSPAAAAGSGAGSGSAVEPLTRTEPLSREERRRRRRATAKYRTAHATRERIRVEAFNVAFAELRRLLPTLPPDKKLSKIEILRLAICYISYLNHVLDV